Below is a genomic region from Burkholderia pseudomultivorans.
CGCCGGGCTCGGTGGAGGAACGAGCCTGCTTGCCGTCGGCGAAGGCTATGTCGATGCGGCGGCGCTCGTGCTCGTCAACATCGCGCCCTTCGTCGAACCGGCCGGCGCGCTGCGCCTGCAGTCGTTCATGCGTCAGCAGCCGGACGGTTTCGGCTCGCCGGACGAGGCGGCCGACGCGATCCGCCACTATCGCGCGCATCCGCCGCAAGCGCTCAGCGAGGAAAGCCTCGCGCGCAGCCTGCGCTACGACGACGGGAAATATCGCTGGCACTGGGATCCGCATTTTCTCGCGTGGCCGCGCGACCTGACGCGCCGCCATGCGCGCTTTGCAGCCGCCGCGCGCCGCCTGAGGCTGCCGACGCTGCTCGTGCGCGGTGCCGACTCCGACATCGTCAGCGAGGCCGGCGCCCGCGAATTCCTGAGCCTGTGCCCGCATGCGGAACACACGGACGTGCGGAATGCCGGCCATACGGGCGCAGGCGAACACAACGACCTGTTCGGCCATGCCGTGCTCGATTTTCTCGAGCGCCGGATGCCGCGCGACCGGGCGCTGCGGCATCGCGCCGCCGCGTGAGCGTGCCAGCCGGCACGTCGCGCCGGCCCGATCAGGCGGCCAGTTCGCTCTTGCGGGTGCTGCGCTTCGCTTTCGCGGCAGGCTTCGCGGCGGCCGATGGCTTCGCGCCTGCCGCGGGCTTCACGCCTTCGAAGAACATCGCGCTGAGTTGATCGGCGACCTTTTCCAGCGAGCCCTTCTTCGGGTCGAACCAGGTCTGGACGGAATTGATGCAGCCGAGCACGAACACGCGGCACAGCGCGATATCGACGTCCTCGCGCAGCAGGCCTTCTGCGCGCAAGCCGTCGAACACTGCCGTCCACAGCTGCTGATGGCGTTCGCGCCGCTTGACCTGGCGCTCCCGCACCTTCTCGGGCAACTGGGTCAGCAGCCGGCCGTGCGCGAGCGCGTAGTCGCCGAACTTGATCAGCGCGCTCATCTGCCCGAGCAGCGCCGCCTTGAAGCGCGCCTCGGCCGTCGCATCGGGCGGCAGTGCGTCGAAATGCTCGTTGATGTGCTGCACGATGCTGTCCGCGCCGTGCTCCATCACGACGTCGACCAGTTCTTCCTTCGACGAGAAGTGATAGTAGATGCTGGCCGCCTCGATCCCGGCCTGGTCCGCGATCGAGCGCATCGTGGTCGCGGCATAGCCCTGCGTCGCAAAAGAGCGCGCGGCCAGCCGCAGCAAGGTTTCCCGGGTATCCGCGCTGGGATTTACATTTCGCTTTCGCACGTTCGTGTATCCGCCGTCCGCTGTTGTCAAGAATCTCGATGAAGTGAAAAACGCCGCGCGAGCGATCGCCCCGTTGCCGTTCCGGCGCGCGACGGCGGCCGGCGGCGTGTCTCCGTCTCCCGGGTACTGCCTGATCCTCTCGCCTGCCGCCCTGTGACACAAAACTAATGTTTGACAGGGT
It encodes:
- a CDS encoding alpha/beta fold hydrolase, whose product is MTTRTHAAGPTGIRHTWTSTDGLRLAGRSWGDPDGAPVILLHGSGQTRHAWSGMGRLLGAAGFYAIAFDARGHGESDWSPTCNYSQGAMIRDLERVAAMFDGRRPILVGAGLGGGTSLLAVGEGYVDAAALVLVNIAPFVEPAGALRLQSFMRQQPDGFGSPDEAADAIRHYRAHPPQALSEESLARSLRYDDGKYRWHWDPHFLAWPRDLTRRHARFAAAARRLRLPTLLVRGADSDIVSEAGAREFLSLCPHAEHTDVRNAGHTGAGEHNDLFGHAVLDFLERRMPRDRALRHRAAA
- a CDS encoding TetR/AcrR family transcriptional regulator, with translation MLRLAARSFATQGYAATTMRSIADQAGIEAASIYYHFSSKEELVDVVMEHGADSIVQHINEHFDALPPDATAEARFKAALLGQMSALIKFGDYALAHGRLLTQLPEKVRERQVKRRERHQQLWTAVFDGLRAEGLLREDVDIALCRVFVLGCINSVQTWFDPKKGSLEKVADQLSAMFFEGVKPAAGAKPSAAAKPAAKAKRSTRKSELAA